The DNA sequence GCACAGAGATGTGATATATCTGCGTGTGTTATCATGGTACTATCGGCACAGAGATGTGATATATCTGCGTGTGTTATCATGGTACTATCGGCACAGAGATGTGATATATCTGCGTGTGTTATCATGGTACTATCGGCACAGAGATGTGATATATCTGCGTGTGTTATCATGGTACTATCGGCACAGAGATGTGATATATCTGCGTGTGTTATCATGGTACTATCGGCACAGAGATGTGATATATCTGCGTGTGTTATCATGGTACTATCGGCACAGAGATGTGATATATCTGCGTGAGTTATCATGGTACTATCGGCACAGAGATGTGATATATCTGCGTGTGTTATCATGGTACTATCGGCACAGAGATGTGATATATCTGCGTGTGTTATCATGGTACTATCGGCACAGAGATGTGATATATCTGCGTGTGTTATCATGGTACTATCGGCACAGAGATGTGATATATCTGCGTGTGTTATCATGGTACTATCGGCACAGAGATGTGATATATCTGCGTGTGTTATCATGGTACTATCGGCACAGAGATGTGATATATCTCCGTGAGTATGTTATCATGGTACTATCGGCACAGAGATGTGATATATCTGCGTGTGTTATCATGGTACTATCGGCACAGAGATGTGATATATCTCCGTGAGTATGTTATCATGGTACTATCGGCACAGAGATgtgatatatctgtgtgagtatgttATCATGGTACTATCGGCACAGAGATGTGATATATCTGCGTGTGTTATCATGGTACTATCGGCACAGAGATGTGATATATCTGCGTGTGTTATCATGGTACTATCGGCACAGAGATGTGATATATCTGCGTGTGTTATCATGGTACTATCGGCACAGAGATGTGATATATCTCCGTGAGTATGTTATCATGGTACTATCGGCACAGAGATGTGATATATCTGCGTGTGTTATCATGGTACTATCGGCACAGAGATGTGATATATCTCCGTGAGTATGTTATCATGGTACTATCGGCACAGAGATgtgatatatctgtgtgagtatgttATCATGGTACTATCGGCACAGAGATGTGATATATCTCCGTGAGTATGATATCATGGTACTATCGGCACAGAGATGTGATATATCTGCGTGTGTTATCATGGTACTATCGGCACAGAGATGTGATATATCTGCGTGTGTTATCATGGTACTATCGGCACAGAGATGTGATATATCTGCGTGTGTTATCATGGTACTATCGGCACAGAGATGTGATATATCTGCGTGTGTTATCATGGTACTATCGGCACAGAGATGTGATATATCTGCGTGTGTTATCATGGTACTATCGGCACAGAGATgtgatatatctgtgtgagtatgttATCATGGTACTATCGGCACAGAGATgtgatatatctgtgtgagtatgttATCATGGTACTATCGGCACAGAGATGTGATATATCTGCGTGTGTTATCATGGTACTATCGGCACAGAGATGTGATATATCGGGATATGCATTGACAGACTCACTCGCTTTTCTTCTCTCTTCTGGCCAATAACCAATCTACAAAGTTCTTCTTCAGCATGTTGTCCACGTTCCTGCTGTAGTCACTGGCCAGGATGGCCTCGGAGTAGCGTTTCTGTAGGGACTGGTCACTATAGCTCCCTATAGCCCTGTAAGAGAAGTGACGGTGTTTATCGGTGAGGCCGGCATCGCGTCGCGCTTGGCGGCGTGTCGCTTAATGCTCGGGTACCTTCGCGTGTTTTCTTCTCCGCGGGTAACGTGGAAGAGTATAAAGGTGAGTAGGATCGGCAGGTACCCAGGGGCCATCGTCTCCTCGGGGctgagcgtgtctgagagagacaggaaCACGGGGAACCGTTGCAATGCAGTAACATTGGGAGTATCATTTAGTACTTGTGAGATTACTCTGGTGACTTGTACATTATAATACGaaatcggggggtggggggggcaattTATAGTTAATGTGTTCACCTTTAgcccagggggctcaactccagtcctcaagcaccccaacagctcaggttttcaggatatccctgcttcagcacaggtggctcagtcagaggctctgacctgtgggggggggggagggcttgaggactggaattgagcattGTGGGGTTCAGTACTGCTCCTCCATAGCAGAGACCCCACGCAGGGGCCGCGCCCCTAAATCAATAGCCCAATTAATATCTTTTGTGGAATTTTTTTGATTCTTTTTTGGGGGGTCCCAAACCCCTTACGGTTTGGTCGTCTTCATTTGTGCTCTTGGCACAGAATGgggttcccagaggggagaggtttggggggaggtgaggtgtgaggggggggaggaggaggggggagggggagagagtttggggggaggtgggaggtgagggggggagagatttggggggaggtgatgggggaagagagtttgggtgaggtgggaggtgagggggggaggcgaGGTGTAAGGGGGGGAACGGGGAGAGGGGAAATTGGTTGTGAAATACTGTTTATGTTTCATTAAAGGAAACTATAAGTGCTGTAAACATGCTACTGACGGGGTAAACATGCTAATAACGGGGTAAACATGCTAATAACGGGGGAAACATGCTACTGACGGGGGAAACATGCTACTGACGGGGAAACATGCTACTGACGGGGAAACATGCTACTGACGGGGAAACATACTAATGACGGGGGAAACATGCTACTGACGGGGGAAACATGCTACTGACGGGGAAACATACTAGTGACGGGGAAACATGCTACTGACGGGGGAAACATGCTACTGACGGGGAAACATGCTACTGACAGGGAAACATACTAATGACGGGGTAACATGCTACTGACGGGGAAACATGCTACTGACGGGAAACATGCTACTGACGGGGAAACATGCTACTGACGGGAAACATGCTACTGACGGGGGAAACATGCTACTGACGGGGGAAACATGCTACTGACGGGGAAAACATGCTACTGACGGGGAAAACATGCTACTGACGGGGAAAACATACTAGTGACGGGAGAAACATGCTACTGACGGGGAAACATGCTAATGACGGGGAAAACATGCTACTGACGGGGAAAACATACTAGTGACGGGAGAAACATGCTACTGATAGGGAAACATGCTAATGACGGGGAAACATGGTGCTGACGGGGGAAACATGCTACTGACAGGGGAAACATGCTACTGACGGGAAACATGCTACTGACGGGGGAAACATGCTACTGACGGGGGGAACATGCTACTGACGGGAGAAACATGCTACTGACGGGAGAAACATGCTACTGACGTGGGAAACATGCTACTGACGGGGGAACATACTACTGACGGGGGTAACATTCTACTGACGGGGTAACATGCTACTGAGAGGTAACATGCTACTGACGGGGGAAACATGCTACTGACGGGGTAACATGCTACTGACGGGGTAACATGCTACTGAGAGGTAACATGCTACTGACGGGGGAAACATGCTACTGACGGGGTAACATGCTACTGACGGGGTAACATGCTACTGACGGGGAAACATGCTACTGACAGGGAAACATACTAGTGACGGGGAAACATACTACTGACAGTGGGTAACATGCTACTGACGGGGGAAACATACTAGTGACGGGGGGAACATACTACTGACAGGGAAACATATTAGTGACGGGGAAACATACTACTGACAGGGGGAAACATATTAGTGACGGGGGAAACATGCTACTGACGGGGGGAACATACTACTGACGGGGAAACATACTACTGACAGGGGGGAACATACTACTGACAGGGGGAAACATACTAGTGACGGGGGAAACATGCTACTGACAGGGGAAACATACTAATGACGGGGGAACATGCTACTGACAGGGGGAAACA is a window from the Ascaphus truei isolate aAscTru1 chromosome 23 unlocalized genomic scaffold, aAscTru1.hap1 SUPER_23_unloc_2, whole genome shotgun sequence genome containing:
- the GIP gene encoding gastric inhibitory polypeptide, whose translation is MLHVLPAPSYSGSQVAALYTLSPEETMAPGYLPILLTFILFHVTRGEENTRRAIGSYSDQSLQKRYSEAILASDYSRNVDNMLKKNFVDWLLARREKKSENTSDVTKREAALQGPDFSRQDSNVPEETDGNRNFFTWLLKNKQRKRFP